The DNA segment TTCTTCCCCGTAAAGTTGAGAATAGTAATAATAGTTGGTTAAAACTTTCTTAACGTAATTACGGGTTTCCTCAAAAGGAATGTAAAAGTCCGTAAAGATTACTAGATCGTAAACGTCTTCCACTTTACCGAAAAGTTTTAATGCCCTTTTTATCCTTGTAGGACCAGCGTTGTAAGAGGCTGCAGCAAGAGGAAATAGAGAGAACTGCTTTAGTAGCTCGTTAATGTAAAAAGATCCAAATCTGTAGTTAACTTCAGGGTCAAAAAGCTGAGAAACTTTAAAGTTTTCTACCTTTAGTTTTTTAGCTATGTACTTTCCTGTAAAAGGCATTATTTGCATAAGCCCCATAGCTCCGGAACGGGAAAGAGCGAGCTCGTCAAAAAGACTCTCCTGTCTTGCCAAAGAGAGGGAAATTAAATCGTTTCCAAAAACCTCTGGCTTTGGATAAAGAACATAAAGAAGGAAAGGATACTTCGTTTGTTCCTTTTTAAAAGGAAAGGCTTCTTTTATAGCTCTTTTATACTCACCGCAAAAATAGTGAGCAAGTGCTATTGATGGACTCTTTCCATTTACAAATTCCAAAATATCACATCTTCCCTTTTCCAATAAAAACCTTATACCTTCATCAGAAACATCCTCTTTCTTTGGAAGAACTCCTCTGAGAAAAGAGGGTTTCTCTCTATTTAAAAGGATTGAATAGAAACTAACATTATTGGAGTTAAAATTCTTCTCTACTCTTTTAAACTTATTGTAGAGAACAACTTCCCAAGCCCTATACTTCTCACCCTGTAAGGTTTTTAAAACTTTCAAAGCCTCATCTATATTTCCAGTTAAGACGAAGTATTTGACAAGATACTCTTTGTATAGTTTCTTATCTACTTTCCTTGCTAAGTTTAAAGCCTTTCTAAAGAATCCTTTATCTTGATACAAAAACTTGTCAAGAACGTAAACAGTAAGTCTTTTCTTTGAATAGGAGGAAATGTTTGAAGAAATTGCTTTTTGATAGTAATAAAACCTTTCAGCACTAGACCGTGCTATGAAGGCAAGGTAGAAGTACTTTTCTGATTTTTCAGATTTTTCCAACTCTTTTCGAGCCAAATTGTATTTTCTTTGCTTTAAGTAGAAAATACCTTTTAAAAGATGATAATAAGGATCATTTTCTAAAAGTGAAAGGTAAATTTCTGCAATATCAAAATTTCTTTCTGAAAGAGCTTTCCAAACTTTCCTTCTTAAAATCTTAGGAGTGAAAAGATACTTTGTATCTCCAGCATTAAGGGTTAATATCCACTCATCAAATCTATTTGTCTTAGAGAATACAGTTCTAAATAGTTTTTTAGACTCTTTTTCTCTCCCTACTTTCTTTAAAGCATAAGCCTTTTCTATGAGAAAATAGTATTCCTTAGGATTTTCTTCTACTTTTGAAATTTTTTCATACTCTTTTTTTACAAAACAGGAGTCTATAAAAAGAGAAATTGCTAAGTCGGAAAGTTCTGTATTCTTGAACTTTTCGTAAAACTCAGTAGAACAAAAATCGTTAGATTCTAACGTCTTTAAAAATTCTTTAGCTCTTTGAGCTGTCAGAGCAAACGAGTTAGAAGCTATGAAAGTTAAAAGTATAATTAACCACAAACTTTTCATCGGGAGAATTATACATGGAATATAAGGTTTTAGCCACAAGTGGAAACGCAAGGTATGGGATATTAAGAGGAACACACGGAGAAACGAAAACCCCTTGTTTTATGCCGGTAGGAACTCTTGGAGCAGTTAAGGGAATCACTTGGGACAAAATAGAAGAAATGGGATATTCCTTAGTTCTTGCGAACGTTTACCATCTTTATTTAAGACCAGGTATTGAAACGATAGAAGCTGCAGGAGGACTTCATAAATTTTCCGGCTGGGGTAGACTTATCCTTACCGATAGCGGCGGATTTCAAGTTTTCAGCCTTGGAAAGTTTGTAAAAATTACAGAAGAAGGTATTTACTTTAAGTCCCACCTTGACGGTTCAGAACACTTTTTCTCTCCTGAAAAGGTTGTAGAGCTTGAAGAAAGAATGGGAGTAGATATTGGAATGGTTTTAGATGAGTGTACTCCTTATCCTGCAAGCTACGAATACGCTAAAGAATCTATGGAGAGAACGGTAAGATGGGCCTTAAGAAGCGTTAGAGCAAGAACAACCGATAAAACCGCTATTTTTGGGATAGTTCAAGGAGGAGTTTATGAAGATTTAAGAAAAAAGTGTGTTGAAATGTTGAAAGACCTCCCTTTCGAGGGTTTTGCCATCGGGGGCTTAAGCGTTGGAGAACCAAAAGAAGAAATGTACAAAATAACAAGGCTTACAGCTCCTTTACTTCCCTTTGAAAAGCCTCGGTATCTCATGGGAGTTGGGAAACCTGAGGACATTTTAGAAGCAGTAGAAGCTGGCGTTGATATGTTTGACTGTGTAATTCCAACACGAA comes from the Desulfurobacteriaceae bacterium genome and includes:
- a CDS encoding lytic transglycosylase domain-containing protein, with amino-acid sequence MKSLWLIILLTFIASNSFALTAQRAKEFLKTLESNDFCSTEFYEKFKNTELSDLAISLFIDSCFVKKEYEKISKVEENPKEYYFLIEKAYALKKVGREKESKKLFRTVFSKTNRFDEWILTLNAGDTKYLFTPKILRRKVWKALSERNFDIAEIYLSLLENDPYYHLLKGIFYLKQRKYNLARKELEKSEKSEKYFYLAFIARSSAERFYYYQKAISSNISSYSKKRLTVYVLDKFLYQDKGFFRKALNLARKVDKKLYKEYLVKYFVLTGNIDEALKVLKTLQGEKYRAWEVVLYNKFKRVEKNFNSNNVSFYSILLNREKPSFLRGVLPKKEDVSDEGIRFLLEKGRCDILEFVNGKSPSIALAHYFCGEYKRAIKEAFPFKKEQTKYPFLLYVLYPKPEVFGNDLISLSLARQESLFDELALSRSGAMGLMQIMPFTGKYIAKKLKVENFKVSQLFDPEVNYRFGSFYINELLKQFSLFPLAAASYNAGPTRIKRALKLFGKVEDVYDLVIFTDFYIPFEETRNYVKKVLTNYYYYSQLYGEETDNLNTGVIKTSSPSVKVETSPSFESSRTAKK
- the tgt gene encoding tRNA guanosine(34) transglycosylase Tgt, coding for MEYKVLATSGNARYGILRGTHGETKTPCFMPVGTLGAVKGITWDKIEEMGYSLVLANVYHLYLRPGIETIEAAGGLHKFSGWGRLILTDSGGFQVFSLGKFVKITEEGIYFKSHLDGSEHFFSPEKVVELEERMGVDIGMVLDECTPYPASYEYAKESMERTVRWALRSVRARTTDKTAIFGIVQGGVYEDLRKKCVEMLKDLPFEGFAIGGLSVGEPKEEMYKITRLTAPLLPFEKPRYLMGVGKPEDILEAVEAGVDMFDCVIPTRNARNGTLFTSRGKVNIKAAKYKNDFTPLDPECDCYTCRNFTKAYLRHLYVSKHINAAILNTIHNLHFYSTLMKKIREAIKEGKFSEFKREFLERYFGG